A genome region from Streptomyces antimycoticus includes the following:
- a CDS encoding metal-dependent hydrolase family protein — MTDATTSETTRTALRVENATLIDGTGATPIADAVVIADAEGTITYAGPAATAPPASGGAFTGRVIDAGGRTVLPGFFDCHTHLAYAHATPPGRRGELDPVLVTYDTATRLRQTLDAGVTTVRDLGGLATGYRTAVETGRITGPRVHTAVRIISHTGGHADVRLPDGTDLSGGEMSELADTVDEARLAVRKVLRAGADLVKICATGGMGSPYDQPDDEGLLEEEIRAVVDECRRHGGKPVAAHAQGNAGILNAIRGGVTSIEHGYGLDDRAREMAGERGVFVVPTLSTVYAGIDKATMEPYHYEKKVRWSGITKENISRAIEQGTRIALGTDAAVCPHGQNLMELSYLVDLGMDPMDAIVAGTRTAAELLGVADRLGTLAPGRVADLVVCDGDPLKDIGVLGDPANVVCVVQDGHVRKDTKGLLPSATPAGRRP, encoded by the coding sequence ATGACGGATGCCACCACGTCCGAGACCACCAGGACCGCTCTGCGCGTGGAGAACGCCACGTTGATCGACGGCACTGGGGCGACCCCGATCGCGGACGCCGTCGTCATCGCCGACGCCGAAGGAACGATCACCTACGCGGGCCCGGCGGCGACCGCGCCCCCGGCCTCCGGCGGCGCTTTCACCGGTCGTGTCATCGACGCGGGCGGCCGCACCGTGCTGCCGGGTTTCTTCGACTGCCACACCCACCTCGCCTACGCCCATGCGACACCGCCCGGCCGCCGTGGTGAGCTCGACCCGGTCCTGGTCACCTACGACACCGCCACCCGGCTGCGGCAGACTCTCGACGCGGGCGTCACCACCGTCCGGGACCTGGGCGGCCTGGCCACCGGCTACCGCACCGCCGTCGAGACCGGGCGGATCACCGGCCCCCGGGTGCACACCGCCGTACGGATCATCAGCCACACCGGCGGCCACGCCGATGTGCGCCTGCCCGACGGCACCGACCTCAGCGGCGGTGAGATGTCCGAGCTGGCCGACACCGTGGACGAGGCGCGCCTGGCCGTGCGCAAGGTGCTGCGCGCGGGTGCCGACCTGGTCAAGATCTGCGCCACCGGTGGCATGGGAAGCCCGTACGACCAGCCGGACGACGAGGGGCTCCTGGAGGAGGAGATCCGCGCCGTGGTCGATGAGTGCCGGCGCCACGGCGGCAAGCCGGTGGCCGCGCACGCGCAGGGGAACGCGGGCATCCTCAACGCCATCCGCGGCGGGGTCACCAGCATCGAGCACGGCTACGGCCTGGACGACCGGGCCCGGGAGATGGCGGGGGAGCGCGGCGTCTTCGTCGTCCCGACCCTCTCCACCGTCTACGCGGGCATCGACAAGGCCACCATGGAGCCCTATCACTACGAGAAGAAGGTGCGCTGGTCCGGCATCACCAAGGAGAACATCTCCCGCGCGATCGAGCAGGGGACCCGGATCGCGCTCGGCACCGACGCCGCCGTCTGCCCGCACGGCCAGAACCTGATGGAGCTCAGCTACCTCGTCGACCTGGGCATGGACCCCATGGACGCCATCGTGGCCGGCACCCGGACCGCCGCCGAACTCCTCGGCGTCGCCGACCGGCTCGGCACACTGGCCCCCGGCCGCGTCGCCGACCTCGTCGTCTGCGACGGGGACCCGCTCAAGGACATCGGTGTGCTCGGCGATCCCGCCAACGTCGTGTGCGTCGTGCAGGACGGCCATGTCCGCAAGGACACCAAGGGCCTCCTGCCGTCGGCCACCCCGGCCGGAAGGCGGCCCTGA